The following are from one region of the Planctomonas sp. JC2975 genome:
- a CDS encoding fasciclin domain-containing protein yields the protein MLTRKRTTITAAAVTALAVLTLAGCSGSGNSGQKSSSMKDSKPSATATANPAADLVGPGCAAYAKQVPSGAGSIKGMSQDPVAVAASNNPMLTTLVKAVSGKLNPDVNLIDTLDGGQFTVFAPVDTAFAKLDPATVATLGTPGGADTLKTVLTYHVVPGQIAPDAIDGTHTTVEGQDLTVTGSGDAMKVNDANVVCGGVHTANATVYLIDAVLMPPTK from the coding sequence ATGCTCACCAGGAAGCGCACCACCATCACCGCGGCCGCGGTCACGGCGCTCGCGGTGCTCACCCTCGCCGGATGCTCCGGAAGTGGGAACAGCGGCCAGAAGAGCAGCTCCATGAAGGACAGCAAGCCCAGCGCAACGGCAACCGCGAACCCGGCAGCCGACCTGGTTGGGCCCGGCTGTGCTGCCTACGCCAAGCAGGTGCCTAGCGGCGCCGGGTCGATCAAGGGCATGTCTCAGGATCCCGTCGCGGTCGCAGCCTCGAACAATCCCATGCTGACCACGCTGGTCAAGGCGGTTTCGGGCAAGTTGAACCCGGATGTCAATCTCATCGACACGCTCGACGGCGGCCAGTTCACCGTGTTCGCACCCGTCGACACCGCATTTGCGAAGCTCGACCCCGCGACCGTTGCAACTCTCGGGACTCCTGGGGGCGCAGACACGTTGAAGACTGTGCTGACTTACCACGTCGTCCCGGGACAGATCGCCCCTGACGCCATCGACGGGACACACACGACAGTGGAAGGCCAAGACCTCACCGTGACCGGCAGCGGCGACGCCATGAAGGTCAACGACGCGAACGTCGTCTGTGGTGGGGTGCACACGGCGAACGCGACGGTTTATCTCATCGACGCGGTACTGATGCCTCCGACGAAGTAG
- a CDS encoding DUF4383 domain-containing protein translates to MKSSPNRILATIFGAVYLLVGVLGFFVTSGVGFVSAQGGLLLGIFEVNPLHNVAHLLIGAALLITGLISVPAAKAMNIIIGAAYLLLGIVGFFIVNTAANVLALNTPDHFLHLASAIVLLAVGLSMDKVTDRRTVNA, encoded by the coding sequence ATGAAGTCATCCCCCAACCGCATCCTCGCGACGATCTTCGGCGCGGTCTACCTACTCGTCGGCGTCCTCGGCTTCTTCGTGACCTCCGGGGTCGGGTTCGTGTCCGCCCAGGGCGGACTGCTCCTGGGCATCTTCGAAGTGAACCCGCTGCACAACGTGGCGCACCTGTTGATCGGCGCCGCCCTGCTGATCACCGGACTGATTTCCGTTCCCGCCGCCAAGGCCATGAACATCATCATCGGTGCCGCATACCTGCTGCTGGGCATCGTCGGATTCTTCATCGTCAACACCGCGGCAAATGTGCTGGCGCTGAACACGCCCGACCACTTCCTGCACCTCGCCAGTGCGATCGTGTTGCTCGCGGTCGGGCTCAGCATGGACAAGGTGACGGACCGCCGAACGGTCAACGCCTGA